In Aphelocoma coerulescens isolate FSJ_1873_10779 chromosome 3, UR_Acoe_1.0, whole genome shotgun sequence, a single window of DNA contains:
- the LOC138107487 gene encoding thyroid hormone receptor alpha-like isoform X8: MEQKPSTLDPLLEPEDTRWLDGKRKRKSSQCLVKSSMSGYIPSYLDKDEQCVVCGDKAASYHYRCIACEGCKVTWGRGLGGLSSAHWVTPPCPPQGFFRRTIQKNLHPTYSCVIDKITRNQCQLCCFKKCISVGMAMDLVLDDSKQVAKRKLIEENREWQQKEEMIKSLQHRPSAEEWELIRLVTEAHRSTNAQGSHWKQKRKFLT, from the exons ATGGAACAGAAGCCCAGCACCCTGGACCCGCTGTTGGAGCCAGAGGACACCCG GTGGCTGGATGGGAAGCGCAAAAGAAAGAGCAGCCAATGTTTGGTGAAGAGCAGCATGTCAG GGTACATCCCTAGTTACCTGGACAAAGATGAACAGTGCGTGGTGTGCGGGGACAAGGCCGCCAGCTACCACTACCGCTGCATCGCCTGTGAGGGCTGCAAGGTGACTTGGGGCAGGGGGCTAGGGgggctcagcagtgctcactgGGTCACTCCCCCATGCCCTCCCCAGGGATTTTTCCGTCGGACCATCCAGAAGAACCTGCACCCCACCTACTCCTGTGTCATCGACAAGATCACCCGCAaccagtgccagctctgctgcttcaagAAGTGCATCTCCGTGGGCATGGCCATGGACT TGGTGCTGGATGACTCGAAGCAGGTAGCCAAGCGGAAGCTGATCGAGGAGAACCGGGAgtggcagcagaaggaggagatgATCAAGTCCCTGCAGCAtcgccccagcgccgaggagtgGGAGCTGATCCGCCTTGTGACAGAAGCCCACCGCAGCACCAAtgcccagggcagccactgG
- the LOC138107487 gene encoding thyroid hormone receptor alpha-like isoform X9: MEQKPSTLDPLLEPEDTRWLDGKRKRKSSQCLVKSSMSGYIPSYLDKDEQCVVCGDKAASYHYRCIACEGCKGFFRRTIQKNLHPTYSCVIDKITRNQCQLCCFKKCISVGMAMDLVLDDSKQVAKRKLIEENREWQQKEEMIKSLQHRPSAEEWELIRLVTEAHRSTNAQGSHWKQKRKFLT, from the exons ATGGAACAGAAGCCCAGCACCCTGGACCCGCTGTTGGAGCCAGAGGACACCCG GTGGCTGGATGGGAAGCGCAAAAGAAAGAGCAGCCAATGTTTGGTGAAGAGCAGCATGTCAG GGTACATCCCTAGTTACCTGGACAAAGATGAACAGTGCGTGGTGTGCGGGGACAAGGCCGCCAGCTACCACTACCGCTGCATCGCCTGTGAGGGCTGCAAG GGATTTTTCCGTCGGACCATCCAGAAGAACCTGCACCCCACCTACTCCTGTGTCATCGACAAGATCACCCGCAaccagtgccagctctgctgcttcaagAAGTGCATCTCCGTGGGCATGGCCATGGACT TGGTGCTGGATGACTCGAAGCAGGTAGCCAAGCGGAAGCTGATCGAGGAGAACCGGGAgtggcagcagaaggaggagatgATCAAGTCCCTGCAGCAtcgccccagcgccgaggagtgGGAGCTGATCCGCCTTGTGACAGAAGCCCACCGCAGCACCAAtgcccagggcagccactgG